The following proteins are co-located in the Micromonospora coriariae genome:
- a CDS encoding DUF3151 domain-containing protein, with the protein MQNLLPEPPATLLPANHEADAALAAAEQAGSDQAYAEVAAHFPTYSAAWAELAARSFAQGQVVTAYAYARTGYHRGLDQLRRSGWKGHGPVPWSHEPNRGFLRCLYVLSRAADEIGEADEAARCAQFLRDCDPAAADALASN; encoded by the coding sequence ATGCAGAACCTGTTGCCAGAGCCACCGGCCACCCTCCTGCCCGCGAACCACGAGGCCGACGCAGCCCTGGCCGCCGCCGAACAGGCCGGCAGCGACCAGGCGTACGCCGAGGTGGCGGCCCATTTCCCGACCTACAGCGCTGCCTGGGCCGAGCTCGCGGCCCGGTCGTTCGCCCAGGGCCAGGTGGTGACGGCGTACGCCTACGCGCGCACCGGCTACCACCGGGGCCTGGACCAGCTGCGCCGGAGCGGCTGGAAGGGCCACGGCCCGGTGCCGTGGTCGCACGAGCCGAACCGGGGCTTCCTGCGCTGCCTGTACGTGCTCTCCCGGGCAGCCGACGAGATCGGCGAGGCCGACGAGGCGGCCCGCTGCGCCCAGTTCCTCCGCGACTGTGACCCTGCGGCGGCGGACGCGCTGGCCAGCAACTGA
- a CDS encoding LOG family protein: MPTPPPADVIEPHLHANEVQTRDEFDQQLATGRLTGLTVQGLRLDLAPVPDLTGVEVTGTLFVGCRFASREVGADLVRRGANVVPPFSGLPYPTQPAHLYTPEELAAGFAEDGFTGMYDTRVYEHYRAHGGAMPDVREALGQRLHDHGVDNALADATRVWLAEHGPQSVVGIMGGHAVRRGSPAYRMAAVLGWELARADRLVVTGGGPGVMEAANLGAYLADQPAAELTAAIDLLATAPDFTDHQRYTAVALTVRQRYAGVPRQRGADAGWARAGGLAIPTWLYGHEPANLFAGRIAKYFSNAIREDTILRLARGGIVFAPGRAGTVQEVFQAATKTYYGTDGVSGAYVFLDRAYWTRELPVEELLRPLLAASPFGDLSSTIHLTDDVREAVHLLTT, encoded by the coding sequence GTGCCGACCCCACCTCCCGCGGACGTCATCGAGCCGCACCTGCACGCCAACGAGGTCCAGACCCGCGACGAGTTCGACCAGCAGCTGGCCACCGGCCGCCTGACCGGGCTGACAGTGCAGGGGCTCCGCCTCGACCTGGCCCCGGTGCCCGACCTGACCGGCGTCGAGGTCACCGGCACCCTCTTCGTCGGCTGCCGGTTCGCCTCCCGGGAGGTCGGCGCCGACCTGGTCCGGCGTGGCGCGAACGTGGTGCCGCCGTTCTCCGGGCTGCCGTACCCGACCCAACCGGCGCACCTCTACACCCCGGAGGAGCTGGCCGCCGGGTTCGCCGAGGACGGGTTCACCGGGATGTACGACACCCGGGTGTACGAGCACTACCGGGCGCACGGCGGAGCGATGCCGGACGTCAGGGAGGCCCTCGGCCAGCGTCTGCATGATCACGGCGTGGACAACGCGCTGGCCGACGCCACCCGGGTCTGGTTGGCCGAGCACGGGCCGCAGTCGGTGGTGGGCATCATGGGCGGGCACGCGGTGCGGCGGGGCAGCCCGGCGTACCGGATGGCGGCCGTGCTGGGTTGGGAGCTGGCCCGGGCCGACCGGCTGGTGGTGACCGGCGGCGGTCCCGGGGTGATGGAGGCCGCGAACCTCGGCGCCTACCTGGCGGATCAGCCGGCGGCGGAGTTGACCGCGGCGATCGACCTGCTGGCCACCGCGCCCGACTTCACCGACCACCAGCGGTACACCGCCGTGGCGCTGACGGTCCGGCAGCGGTACGCGGGCGTGCCGCGGCAGCGCGGCGCCGACGCGGGGTGGGCGCGGGCCGGCGGGCTGGCCATTCCGACCTGGCTGTACGGGCACGAGCCCGCGAACCTGTTCGCGGGGCGGATCGCCAAGTACTTCTCGAATGCGATCCGGGAGGACACCATCCTGCGGCTCGCCCGGGGCGGCATCGTCTTCGCCCCTGGCCGGGCGGGCACGGTGCAGGAGGTGTTCCAGGCGGCGACCAAGACCTACTACGGCACCGACGGTGTCAGCGGCGCCTACGTCTTCCTCGACCGCGCGTACTGGACCCGGGAGCTGCCGGTGGAGGAGCTGCTGCGCCCGCTGCTGGCCGCCTCCCCGTTCGGCGACCTGTCGTCGACGATCCACCTGACCGACGACGTCCGCGAGGCCGTCCACCTGCTGACAACGTAA
- the fbaA gene encoding class II fructose-bisphosphate aldolase has product MPIASPEAYAEMLDRAKAGRYAYPAINVTSSQTLNAALKGFADAESDGIIQVSTGGAEYLSGPSIKDMVTGAVAFAAYAHEVAKKYPVNIALHTDHCPKDKLDGFVRPLMGISQERVKRGEQPLYQSHMWDGSAVPVAENLQIASQLLDEAAKGKIVLEIEVGVVGGEEDGVENAINDKLYTTVEDGLAMVEALGLGEKGRYMAALTFGNVHGVYKPGNVKLRPEILKQIQDAVGAKYGKDKPLSLVFHGGSGSLLSEIREALDYGVVKMNIDTDTQYAFTRPVADHMLRNYDGVLKIDGEVGNKKQYDPRTWGKAAEAGLAARVVEACEHLRSTGTTMSK; this is encoded by the coding sequence ATGCCCATCGCTTCCCCCGAGGCTTACGCGGAGATGCTGGACCGCGCCAAGGCTGGCCGGTACGCGTACCCCGCGATCAACGTGACCTCCTCCCAGACGCTGAACGCGGCGCTCAAGGGCTTCGCCGACGCGGAGAGCGACGGCATCATCCAGGTCTCGACCGGTGGCGCCGAGTACCTGTCCGGCCCCTCGATCAAGGACATGGTCACCGGCGCTGTGGCGTTCGCCGCGTACGCGCACGAGGTGGCCAAGAAGTACCCGGTCAACATCGCGCTGCACACGGACCACTGCCCGAAGGACAAGCTGGACGGCTTCGTCCGGCCGCTGATGGGCATCTCGCAGGAGCGGGTCAAGCGGGGCGAGCAGCCGCTGTACCAGTCGCACATGTGGGACGGCTCGGCCGTGCCGGTGGCGGAGAACCTGCAGATCGCCTCCCAACTCCTCGACGAGGCCGCCAAGGGCAAGATCGTCCTTGAGATCGAGGTCGGCGTCGTCGGTGGCGAGGAGGACGGCGTCGAGAACGCCATCAACGACAAGCTCTACACCACAGTCGAGGATGGCCTGGCCATGGTCGAGGCGCTCGGCCTCGGCGAGAAGGGCCGCTACATGGCGGCCCTGACCTTCGGCAACGTGCACGGCGTCTACAAGCCGGGCAACGTCAAGCTCCGGCCGGAGATCCTCAAGCAGATCCAGGACGCGGTCGGCGCGAAGTACGGCAAGGACAAGCCGCTCAGCCTGGTCTTCCACGGCGGCTCCGGCTCCCTGCTGAGCGAGATCCGCGAGGCGCTGGACTACGGCGTGGTGAAGATGAACATCGACACCGACACCCAGTACGCCTTCACCCGGCCCGTCGCGGACCACATGCTCCGCAACTACGACGGCGTGCTGAAGATCGACGGCGAGGTCGGCAACAAGAAGCAGTACGACCCGCGTACCTGGGGCAAGGCCGCCGAGGCCGGCCTGGCCGCCCGGGTCGTCGAGGCGTGCGAGCACCTGCGCTCCACCGGAACCACGATGTCCAAGTAA
- a CDS encoding phage holin family protein has protein sequence MGFLIRLAITAVALWVTTLIVPGVEVHGRSGGNTVLTLIVVALIFGVINAVLKPVIKVVGCVFYLLTLGLFALVVNALLFLLTDRIARGLDLPFQVDGFWAAFWGAIVMTVVTWLISVIVPDRLDNR, from the coding sequence GTGGGATTCCTCATCCGGCTGGCGATCACCGCGGTCGCGTTGTGGGTGACCACGCTGATCGTCCCCGGGGTCGAGGTGCACGGACGCTCGGGTGGCAACACCGTGCTCACGCTGATCGTGGTCGCGCTGATCTTCGGTGTGATCAACGCGGTGCTCAAACCGGTGATCAAGGTCGTCGGCTGCGTGTTCTACCTGCTGACCCTGGGCCTGTTCGCGCTGGTGGTCAACGCGCTGCTGTTCCTGCTCACCGACCGGATTGCCCGCGGGCTCGACCTGCCGTTCCAGGTGGACGGTTTCTGGGCGGCGTTCTGGGGCGCCATCGTGATGACCGTGGTCACCTGGCTGATCAGCGTCATCGTGCCGGACCGGCTGGACAACCGGTGA
- a CDS encoding LCP family protein, translated as MIEDDLRAAFARHEPLTPPTGPLRAAIDRLATGRRRRRRRWQAGGTALALLGVLGIGAPLFTPERSGPPQAGELLGESARPASTDPVTILLVGIDRHTSRSGLPLADSVLLLHIPADRSRPYLISLPRDLKVSIPGHGTDKLNAAFPLGTATKGSDLTKGSDLTKGYELTRRTITELTGARVDTGFVLTYPALRGLTDTVDGVPVCLPQSVRSVHTGRLFPAGCQRLDGAASVDLLRQRRGLPQGSQDRDHNARLFAAGLVRQAREQGVLTNPVRLSKLLDTVGPDLVVAPDGAAMLDLIRLVPALRSVDPVGLSLPISEPTGRDRYLFADPALAPEFLTALREDRLGDWAARHPDRVDPAG; from the coding sequence ATGATCGAGGACGACCTGCGTGCCGCGTTCGCCCGGCACGAACCGCTTACCCCGCCGACCGGCCCGCTGCGGGCCGCGATCGACCGGCTGGCGACCGGCCGACGGCGACGCCGCCGTCGGTGGCAGGCCGGCGGTACGGCTCTGGCCCTGCTCGGCGTACTGGGGATCGGGGCGCCGCTGTTCACCCCGGAGCGTTCCGGGCCGCCGCAGGCTGGCGAGTTGCTCGGTGAGTCGGCCCGTCCCGCGTCGACGGACCCGGTGACCATCCTGCTGGTCGGCATCGACCGCCACACGTCGCGGTCGGGCCTACCGTTGGCCGATTCGGTGCTGCTGCTGCACATCCCGGCCGACCGCAGCCGTCCGTACCTGATCTCGCTGCCGCGTGACCTGAAGGTGTCGATCCCCGGCCATGGGACCGACAAGCTGAACGCCGCGTTCCCCTTGGGCACCGCGACCAAGGGGTCGGACCTGACCAAGGGGTCGGACCTGACCAAGGGGTACGAGCTGACCCGGCGGACGATCACCGAGCTGACCGGTGCCCGGGTGGACACCGGCTTCGTGCTGACGTACCCCGCGCTGCGTGGGCTCACCGACACGGTGGACGGGGTGCCGGTCTGCCTGCCCCAAAGTGTGCGATCGGTCCACACCGGGCGGCTATTCCCCGCCGGCTGTCAGCGTCTCGACGGCGCCGCCTCCGTCGACCTGCTCCGTCAGCGACGGGGGCTGCCCCAGGGCAGTCAGGACCGGGACCACAACGCCCGCCTCTTCGCCGCCGGTCTGGTCCGCCAGGCCAGGGAACAGGGCGTGCTCACCAACCCGGTACGACTCTCCAAGCTGCTGGACACCGTCGGCCCGGACCTCGTGGTGGCTCCTGACGGTGCCGCCATGCTGGACCTGATCCGGCTCGTGCCCGCACTGCGATCCGTCGACCCGGTCGGGCTCAGCCTGCCGATCAGCGAGCCGACCGGCCGGGACCGGTACCTGTTCGCCGACCCGGCGCTCGCCCCGGAGTTCCTGACCGCGCTGCGCGAGGATCGGCTCGGGGACTGGGCGGCCCGCCACCCGGACCGGGTCGACCCCGCCGGCTGA
- a CDS encoding SigE family RNA polymerase sigma factor, with the protein MTYEEFADTRLAPLLRYAVMLTGDPHQAQDLVQETMVRVQLNWRRVARADSPERYVRRMLTNQYVDWRRGSWMRRVLLRGEPDEALVAPVDHAQSAVDRDQIWSWLSRLPRRQRATLVLRYYEDLPDAEIADILGCAVGTVRSSISRALATLRAEYVEACS; encoded by the coding sequence GTGACGTACGAGGAGTTCGCGGACACGCGGCTGGCCCCGCTGCTGCGGTACGCGGTGATGCTCACCGGCGATCCGCACCAGGCGCAGGATCTGGTTCAGGAGACGATGGTCCGGGTCCAGCTCAACTGGCGACGGGTCGCCCGGGCGGACTCGCCCGAGCGCTACGTGCGCCGGATGCTCACCAACCAGTACGTCGACTGGCGGCGCGGCTCCTGGATGCGCCGGGTGCTGCTGCGCGGGGAACCCGACGAGGCGCTGGTGGCACCCGTCGACCACGCCCAGTCCGCCGTGGACCGGGACCAGATCTGGTCCTGGCTGTCCCGGCTACCGCGGCGGCAGCGGGCCACCCTGGTGCTGCGCTACTACGAGGACCTGCCCGACGCCGAGATCGCCGACATCCTCGGCTGCGCCGTCGGGACCGTACGTTCGTCCATCTCCCGCGCCCTGGCCACGCTCCGGGCCGAGTACGTGGAGGCCTGCTCATGA
- a CDS encoding LPXTG cell wall anchor domain-containing protein: MLTHSTRRWLAGLGVAGAFVAASASPAVATEEAPIELGVYFGDTTIALNSPGKMESATVYSSAPVVLRDVTVRYDYRGLADKVTIAREAGTGDCTTPEKGVLLCTEPWEVGVDEWGLGGFFPVVIAPTEDAKDGDAGTVKVTFSAPGFDAVSHDAKIRVGEGVDLAAGPGTKVSAAPGGKFTSALKVSNTGETTAKGASVVFYNDYGILADKHYSNCTYVDDTLRSCHFDEDLAPDATYGVNLAYRLGKDTYAPGSQVGEIVWMTPAEFEDYEAYLDSAGVSAGEPGTGGKLTLVELPTKSGARGFQADIDPENNRSLLEVTVTGKNGTDLEAIGDKATGKKGDEVDVTVGFRNNGPATLDHSRGGSPVTHMNVEIPKNTTVVAAPDFCFPITGDEWGEPGEPGGRLYGCYPTPFIKAGDQETADFTLRIDKVVPNDTGTVKINLPCRCDGGFYADLKPANDTAKILVNASGEGGEGGEGGGDGGGLPVTGQSTGLIAGIGALLLAAGVGGYLVAKRRRTRFVA, encoded by the coding sequence ATGCTCACCCACTCCACCCGGCGCTGGCTCGCCGGACTGGGCGTAGCAGGCGCGTTCGTCGCCGCCTCCGCCAGTCCGGCCGTCGCCACCGAAGAAGCGCCCATCGAACTGGGCGTCTACTTCGGCGACACGACCATCGCGCTCAACTCCCCCGGCAAGATGGAATCCGCAACCGTCTACAGCAGCGCCCCCGTCGTGCTCCGCGATGTCACTGTCCGCTACGACTACCGTGGCCTGGCGGACAAGGTCACCATCGCGCGGGAGGCAGGCACGGGCGACTGCACCACGCCCGAGAAGGGCGTCCTGCTCTGCACCGAACCGTGGGAGGTCGGTGTGGACGAGTGGGGCCTCGGCGGCTTCTTCCCCGTCGTCATCGCGCCCACCGAGGATGCGAAGGACGGGGATGCGGGCACCGTCAAGGTGACGTTCAGCGCCCCAGGTTTCGACGCCGTCAGCCACGACGCCAAGATCCGTGTGGGTGAGGGTGTCGACCTCGCCGCCGGGCCCGGTACAAAGGTGTCAGCGGCACCCGGCGGAAAGTTCACCAGCGCCCTCAAGGTCAGCAACACCGGTGAGACGACCGCCAAGGGCGCGAGCGTCGTCTTCTACAACGACTACGGCATCCTCGCCGACAAGCACTACAGCAACTGCACCTATGTGGACGACACACTGCGCAGCTGCCACTTCGACGAGGATCTTGCACCGGACGCCACCTACGGCGTCAACCTCGCTTACCGGCTCGGGAAGGACACGTACGCTCCGGGCTCCCAGGTCGGCGAGATTGTCTGGATGACGCCCGCGGAGTTCGAGGACTACGAGGCGTATCTCGACAGCGCGGGGGTTTCGGCGGGCGAGCCGGGGACCGGCGGGAAGCTCACCCTCGTCGAGCTCCCCACGAAGTCCGGAGCCCGCGGGTTCCAGGCCGACATCGACCCGGAAAACAACCGGTCCCTGCTTGAGGTCACGGTGACCGGCAAGAACGGCACCGACCTCGAGGCGATCGGCGACAAGGCCACCGGCAAGAAGGGCGACGAGGTCGACGTCACCGTCGGCTTCCGCAACAACGGTCCGGCAACGCTGGACCACAGCCGTGGTGGCTCTCCGGTCACTCACATGAACGTGGAGATCCCGAAGAACACCACCGTCGTGGCGGCTCCGGACTTCTGCTTCCCGATCACCGGTGACGAGTGGGGCGAGCCGGGCGAGCCGGGCGGCCGGCTCTACGGCTGCTACCCGACGCCGTTCATCAAGGCTGGCGACCAGGAGACGGCCGACTTCACGCTTCGGATCGACAAGGTGGTCCCGAACGACACCGGCACTGTCAAGATCAACCTGCCCTGCCGGTGCGACGGCGGCTTCTACGCCGACCTGAAGCCGGCGAACGACACCGCCAAGATCCTGGTGAACGCGTCCGGCGAGGGCGGCGAGGGCGGTGAGGGCGGTGGCGACGGTGGCGGCCTGCCGGTCACCGGCCAGTCGACCGGCCTGATCGCCGGCATCGGCGCGCTGCTGCTCGCCGCGGGCGTCGGCGGCTACCTGGTGGCGAAGCGCCGCCGGACCCGCTTCGTCGCCTGA
- a CDS encoding DedA family protein: MAVDTAEKTRTLAESVALNPLDPKELLQTFGLIGVWVILFAETGLLVGFFFPGDSLLFLAGVAASPVADAIFGDGTRLSLAGLLIGGPICAILGAQLGHWLGARYGRRMFERPNSRLFKKEYVEKAEYYFQKFGPAKAVVLARFIPIVRTFLNPVAGALGMPARQFLLWNIVGAVLWVDGILLIGYLLAEQIYQAIGDKIDHYILPVVALIIVISVLPIFFEFLRDRRARKRGEAVAVVAAASAVGAVEAARETFDHDEHPHGRQRPEHGQER, encoded by the coding sequence GTGGCCGTGGACACAGCTGAGAAGACCCGCACGCTCGCGGAGAGCGTCGCCCTGAACCCGCTCGATCCCAAGGAGCTGTTGCAGACCTTCGGGCTCATCGGCGTCTGGGTGATCCTCTTCGCCGAGACCGGCCTGCTGGTGGGCTTCTTCTTCCCCGGCGACTCGCTGCTGTTCCTGGCCGGGGTGGCCGCCTCGCCCGTGGCGGACGCCATCTTCGGCGACGGCACCCGGCTCTCCCTGGCCGGCCTGCTGATCGGTGGCCCGATCTGCGCGATCCTCGGCGCCCAGTTGGGGCACTGGCTCGGCGCGCGGTACGGCCGGCGGATGTTCGAGCGCCCCAACTCCCGACTCTTCAAGAAGGAGTACGTGGAGAAGGCGGAGTACTACTTCCAGAAGTTCGGCCCGGCGAAGGCCGTGGTGCTGGCCCGCTTCATCCCGATCGTCCGGACGTTCCTCAACCCGGTCGCCGGCGCGCTCGGCATGCCGGCCCGGCAGTTCCTGCTCTGGAACATCGTCGGCGCGGTGCTGTGGGTGGACGGCATCCTGCTGATCGGCTACCTGCTGGCCGAGCAGATCTACCAGGCCATCGGCGACAAGATCGACCACTACATCCTGCCGGTGGTGGCCCTGATCATCGTGATCTCGGTGCTGCCGATCTTCTTCGAGTTTCTCCGCGACCGGCGGGCCCGCAAGCGTGGCGAGGCGGTAGCGGTGGTCGCGGCGGCCAGCGCCGTCGGCGCGGTCGAAGCGGCCCGTGAGACGTTCGACCACGACGAGCACCCGCACGGCCGCCAGCGCCCGGAGCACGGGCAGGAGCGCTGA
- a CDS encoding ArsR/SmtB family transcription factor, with the protein MEYVGTALAEMTMPQISPLAGEPIERADAERLAGVLKALADPARLRLLSLIQSAPEGEACVCDLTAPLGLSQPTVSHHLRILTEAGLLEREKRGVWAYYRLVPSAIATIADLLTPPRKRATKKAR; encoded by the coding sequence ATGGAATACGTGGGAACTGCGTTGGCCGAAATGACTATGCCTCAGATCTCGCCGCTTGCCGGTGAGCCGATCGAACGTGCCGATGCCGAGCGTCTCGCGGGGGTCCTCAAGGCCCTTGCCGATCCCGCTCGGCTGCGGCTGCTCAGCCTGATCCAGTCGGCCCCTGAGGGCGAGGCGTGCGTCTGTGACCTGACGGCGCCGCTCGGCCTCTCTCAGCCGACGGTCAGTCACCACTTGCGTATCCTCACCGAGGCCGGCTTGCTGGAGCGGGAGAAGCGCGGTGTCTGGGCGTACTACCGGCTGGTCCCGAGTGCGATCGCGACGATCGCCGACCTGCTGACCCCGCCGCGTAAGCGGGCCACCAAGAAGGCCCGCTGA
- the pyrE gene encoding orotate phosphoribosyltransferase, whose translation MGDHDDLRKFITDLAVVHGRVVLSSGREADWYVDLRRVTLHHRAAPLVGRVLLDLTADWEYDAVGGLTLGADPVALSMLHAAVPTGRALDAFVVRKAGKAHGLQRRIEGPEVVGRRVLAVEDTSTTGGSVLTAVEALREAGAEVVGVAVIVDRGAGDAVRAAGLPYRAAYTLADLGLVA comes from the coding sequence ATGGGGGACCACGACGACCTGCGTAAATTCATTACCGACCTGGCTGTGGTCCACGGACGGGTCGTGCTCTCCTCGGGGCGGGAGGCAGACTGGTACGTCGATCTGCGTCGCGTCACGCTCCATCACCGGGCCGCTCCGTTGGTTGGCCGGGTGCTGCTCGACCTCACCGCCGACTGGGAGTACGACGCCGTCGGCGGGCTCACCCTGGGCGCGGACCCTGTCGCGCTCTCGATGCTGCACGCCGCTGTTCCGACCGGTCGGGCCCTGGACGCTTTTGTGGTGCGCAAGGCGGGTAAGGCCCACGGTCTACAACGGCGTATCGAGGGACCGGAGGTGGTCGGCCGCCGAGTGTTGGCGGTGGAGGATACGTCCACGACAGGCGGAAGTGTGTTGACCGCGGTCGAGGCGCTTCGTGAGGCCGGGGCTGAAGTCGTGGGCGTGGCGGTTATTGTTGATCGAGGTGCCGGCGACGCGGTGCGAGCCGCCGGATTGCCGTACCGGGCGGCCTATACGTTGGCTGACCTCGGCCTTGTGGCGTAA
- a CDS encoding SDR family NAD(P)-dependent oxidoreductase: MTLDPATAERRALITGATAGIGAAFTRRLAADGWHLVLVARDAGRLTELATELGARHGREVETISADLSTDDGCAVVEQRLTDGSPVHLLINNAGISLNKPFLRSSAEDEARLLRLNVHAVMRLTMAALRPMTERRDGAVINVSSVAGFGAVMPGSTYSASKAWVTNFSESVGQSARPYGVRVMALCPGYTRTEFHQRAGINMSKTPEWMWLRAEDVVGEALRDLGKGKLVSIPAWKYKVAVAGLRHAPRRLLQAVARDTRGRIGRDES, from the coding sequence GTGACGCTCGACCCCGCCACCGCCGAGCGACGGGCCCTGATCACCGGCGCGACCGCCGGCATCGGCGCTGCGTTCACCCGTCGGCTGGCCGCTGACGGCTGGCACCTGGTGCTTGTCGCTCGGGACGCGGGCCGGTTGACCGAGCTGGCCACCGAGCTGGGTGCCCGACACGGCCGCGAAGTCGAGACGATCTCGGCGGACCTGTCCACCGACGACGGCTGCGCCGTGGTGGAGCAGCGGCTCACCGACGGCAGTCCCGTGCACCTGCTGATCAACAACGCCGGGATCAGCCTGAACAAACCGTTCCTGCGCTCCTCCGCCGAAGACGAGGCCCGCCTGCTGCGGCTCAACGTGCACGCGGTCATGCGGCTGACCATGGCGGCCCTACGGCCGATGACCGAACGGCGCGATGGGGCAGTGATAAATGTCTCTTCGGTTGCCGGATTCGGCGCGGTGATGCCGGGATCGACCTACTCGGCCAGCAAGGCGTGGGTGACCAATTTCAGCGAGTCCGTTGGCCAGTCGGCACGGCCGTACGGGGTCCGGGTGATGGCCCTCTGCCCCGGCTACACCCGTACGGAGTTCCATCAGCGGGCTGGCATCAACATGTCGAAGACGCCCGAGTGGATGTGGCTGCGGGCCGAGGATGTGGTCGGCGAAGCCTTGCGTGACCTGGGCAAAGGCAAGTTGGTCAGCATTCCTGCATGGAAGTACAAAGTGGCCGTCGCCGGTCTGCGGCACGCGCCGCGGAGGCTGCTCCAGGCGGTCGCCCGGGACACCCGCGGCAGGATCGGCCGAGACGAGAGCTGA
- a CDS encoding DUF4178 domain-containing protein: MDGSMTYLVAAVAVIAVAVIVIIVLARRRAAARPGGAVPGGRPPRGGPHRLAPGDRVRIREREYAVSGTIRLVEGDWSWVQHLLDDASGTRHRLSVDDGLDLELVLWTAEPGATVTPGAPTIDLGGRRYTWAETGQARYTAIGETGLPAAGTMRYHDYESGGGARLSFEAYGEEGWRVARGDLLDPAELTIRPTAEER; this comes from the coding sequence GTGGACGGGTCGATGACTTACCTGGTGGCGGCGGTGGCCGTCATCGCGGTGGCCGTGATCGTGATCATCGTGCTGGCCCGACGACGGGCGGCGGCCCGGCCCGGCGGTGCGGTGCCCGGCGGACGGCCGCCGCGCGGCGGTCCGCACCGACTGGCCCCGGGCGACCGCGTGCGGATCCGCGAGCGGGAGTACGCGGTGAGCGGCACGATCCGCCTGGTCGAGGGGGACTGGAGCTGGGTGCAGCACCTGCTCGACGATGCCTCCGGGACCCGCCACCGGTTGTCCGTGGACGACGGCCTCGACCTGGAGTTGGTGCTCTGGACCGCCGAACCGGGCGCGACCGTCACCCCGGGCGCCCCGACCATCGACCTCGGCGGGCGGCGCTACACCTGGGCCGAGACCGGGCAGGCGCGTTACACCGCCATTGGCGAGACCGGGCTGCCGGCAGCAGGGACGATGCGCTACCACGACTACGAGTCCGGCGGCGGCGCGCGACTCTCCTTCGAGGCGTACGGCGAAGAGGGTTGGAGGGTAGCCCGGGGCGACCTGCTCGACCCCGCCGAGCTGACGATTCGACCCACCGCCGAAGAGCGCTGA